In Thermospira aquatica, the following proteins share a genomic window:
- a CDS encoding response regulator — protein sequence MKFLIVDDSVTMRKIVALVLREEKYDVVEAENGKDALAKLEGNTFDYFIVDYNMPEMNGIEFIKAIRQMPQYAKTPIIMLTTENEQDKQEEGRQAGANRWIVKPFKNEVLQVTIRELLG from the coding sequence ATGAAATTTCTCATCGTGGATGATTCCGTTACCATGCGAAAGATTGTCGCCCTCGTTCTGCGGGAAGAAAAATACGACGTCGTCGAAGCAGAAAACGGTAAAGATGCCTTAGCGAAACTTGAAGGTAACACCTTTGATTATTTTATTGTGGATTATAACATGCCAGAGATGAATGGTATCGAGTTTATCAAGGCAATACGTCAAATGCCTCAGTACGCAAAAACCCCCATCATCATGCTCACCACCGAAAACGAGCAAGACAAGCAAGAAGAAGGAAGACAAGCTGGTGCTAATCGCTGGATCGTAAAACCCTTTAAAAACGAGGTACTTCAGGTAACTATCCGGGAACTCCTTGGTTAG
- a CDS encoding methyl-accepting chemotaxis protein, with product MKPLLLPKPSQTSRCVLMNTKLDLMLSRGFCEPDILETAYFHYRNICCNDSFFLSSLWLMLPALIFIVFGGWPRKIQTISPQTSSSSSDETFLPLLHTFAGKLMAILADFPSQNKEQKKKILESWEKIGFPLQDRDTYEKLLQESQDIFLSDTIHLHSESIIHLQKAFYKLPYLRILLLNVIEKTEEATNTLISSFISLSEQNRLTLEEVKKRLEENKGDSLSQILEQTSAINESYYHMRQEYENLVQKNQSQITDLTNQIHTIFEQLRSINDILGQNKIIAVNLSIEEVKFGEQGRAIKVIVREIQKLNQKIDQFTAEVSHKLEHFERFNKELWNSWIAQMENSMTQFQKASENASILIAKLRDASQHMMDISSLLQENATNMQKDLDAIVESLQFQDITRQQIENVMSYLGQIQDNIKQGSEVFTALGMTFDEWDMDKMDEAKNDLIREAKISSERFLLK from the coding sequence ATGAAACCGCTACTTTTACCGAAACCATCGCAGACATCTCGTTGTGTGTTGATGAATACGAAGCTCGATCTTATGTTGTCAAGGGGGTTTTGTGAACCAGATATTCTGGAAACGGCTTATTTTCATTATCGGAATATTTGTTGCAATGATAGCTTTTTTCTCTCTTCCCTATGGCTTATGCTACCCGCTCTCATATTTATCGTGTTCGGCGGTTGGCCCAGGAAAATACAGACCATCTCTCCACAAACATCATCTTCGTCATCCGACGAAACCTTTCTTCCTCTTCTCCATACATTTGCGGGTAAACTCATGGCCATTCTTGCCGATTTCCCTTCTCAGAATAAAGAGCAGAAAAAAAAGATTCTCGAAAGCTGGGAGAAAATAGGCTTTCCCCTCCAGGACAGAGATACCTATGAAAAACTCCTTCAAGAATCTCAAGATATTTTCCTCTCTGACACCATCCACCTCCACTCAGAGAGTATCATCCACCTTCAAAAGGCTTTTTACAAACTCCCGTACCTTCGTATTCTGCTTCTCAACGTCATCGAAAAAACCGAAGAAGCAACCAACACCCTCATTAGTAGCTTTATCTCTCTCTCTGAACAAAACCGTCTCACTCTCGAAGAGGTGAAAAAACGGCTCGAAGAAAATAAGGGAGACTCCCTCTCCCAGATTCTTGAACAAACATCAGCCATCAATGAAAGCTATTACCATATGCGTCAAGAATACGAAAATCTCGTCCAAAAAAATCAATCCCAGATCACCGATCTCACAAACCAGATCCATACCATTTTCGAACAGCTCAGAAGCATCAACGACATCCTCGGTCAGAACAAGATCATCGCTGTCAATCTCTCTATCGAGGAAGTGAAATTTGGTGAACAGGGTCGTGCCATTAAGGTAATTGTCAGAGAGATCCAAAAACTCAATCAAAAGATAGACCAGTTCACCGCTGAGGTAAGTCACAAACTCGAACACTTTGAAAGATTCAATAAAGAACTCTGGAACTCGTGGATTGCTCAAATGGAAAACTCCATGACCCAGTTTCAAAAGGCATCCGAAAACGCTTCCATTCTCATAGCCAAACTCCGGGATGCATCCCAGCACATGATGGACATCTCCTCTCTCTTACAAGAAAATGCCACAAACATGCAAAAAGACCTGGATGCCATCGTCGAATCTCTCCAATTTCAGGATATCACCCGTCAACAGATAGAAAACGTCATGAGTTACCTCGGTCAGATTCAGGATAATATCAAACAGGGAAGTGAGGTTTTTACAGCCCTCGGCATGACTTTCGACGAATGGGACATGGACAAAATGGACGAAGCCAAAAACGACTTGATCCGTGAAGCCAAGATATCCAGTGAAAGATTTTTACTTAAATAA